A stretch of the Nitrospirota bacterium genome encodes the following:
- a CDS encoding efflux RND transporter permease subunit, which translates to MHFTDIFIRRPVLATVLSLLILVLGLRSITSLGVREYPKTQNAVVTVSTVYTGADPALVAGFITTPLENSIAQANGIDYLTSSSTLGLSTIQANLRLNYDANKALTEINTKVNAVLNQLPREAQQPVITVAIGQAIDSMYIGFYSETLATNKVTDYLIRVVQPKLQVVEGVQTAEVLGQRRFALRGWLDPKKMAAYGLTATDVSNALADNDFISAVGRTKGQMVTIDLTAETGLHSVDEFRNMAIRSKDGAIVRLGDVANVTLGSENYDTAVWFDGKEAVYIGIKVAPTANLLSVIDGVRKVFPAIQAQLPEGLQGRIVYDATKYVNTSIREVIWTLLEALLIVTLVIFLFLGSVRSVLIPTVAIPLSLIGAFFIMLVLGYTINLLTLLAVVLSIGLVVDDAIIVVENVHRHIEGGTAPVRAAIQGARELASPIIAISVVLVAVYVPIGFMGGLTGALFTEFAYTLAGAVAVSAVIALTLSPMLCANFLRPYAEDGRHRFVSFIDSQFDFVRRTYEKVLHATLNYLPVTAVFAVIILVSIYFLFKTSKSELAPNEDQGVIIALATAAPDASLEQTKLYTRLLYETYATFPETDHVFQLDGISGVNSGVAGMVLKPWDERERTAMQLLPLVQQKLQGIAGLKVVAFLRPPLPGGGRGLPVQFVVGSTEPFERLDEISQTLMERAQGSGLFAFMDKDLKIDKPQITVTIDRDKTAQLGLTMRDVGGALSSMLSEGYVNYFSLAGRSYKVIPQVKQRYRLNADQLKDYYIKAADGTMIPASTIVGLKTTVVPESLNHFQQLNAVTISAVPAPGVTLGQALERLKAIAGDVLPTGYSIDYSGQSRQYVQESAALLVTFVFALIIIFLALAALFESFRDPFIVLVSVPMSICGAMIFISLGVGGASLNIFTEVGLVTLIGLISKHGILIVQFANDLQRSGKGKREAVEMAAGIRLRPILMTTAAMVLGVLPLVTASGAGAEGRFNMGLVIMTGIAIGTFFTLFVVPSMYMMLGAAHAAREDEEEAVNDTPPPQ; encoded by the coding sequence ATGCACTTCACCGACATATTCATACGCCGCCCCGTGCTCGCCACGGTACTCAGCCTGCTGATTCTGGTGCTGGGGCTGCGTTCCATCACCTCGTTGGGGGTGCGCGAATATCCCAAGACCCAGAATGCCGTGGTGACCGTCTCCACCGTGTATACCGGTGCGGACCCGGCGCTCGTTGCCGGCTTCATCACGACCCCTCTGGAAAACTCCATCGCCCAGGCCAACGGCATCGACTACCTGACGTCCTCGAGCACGCTGGGCCTGAGCACCATCCAGGCGAATCTGCGCCTCAACTACGATGCGAACAAGGCCCTGACGGAGATCAATACCAAGGTCAACGCCGTGCTCAACCAGCTTCCGCGAGAGGCGCAGCAGCCGGTCATCACCGTGGCCATCGGCCAGGCCATCGATTCGATGTATATCGGTTTTTACAGCGAGACGCTCGCGACCAACAAGGTCACCGACTACCTGATCCGCGTGGTGCAGCCCAAGCTGCAGGTGGTGGAGGGCGTCCAGACGGCGGAGGTGCTGGGGCAGCGGCGGTTTGCGCTGCGGGGGTGGCTCGACCCGAAGAAAATGGCCGCCTACGGCCTCACCGCCACCGACGTCAGCAATGCGCTTGCCGACAACGATTTCATCTCGGCCGTCGGCCGGACCAAGGGACAGATGGTCACCATCGACCTGACGGCCGAAACGGGACTGCACTCCGTGGACGAGTTCCGGAACATGGCCATCCGCTCGAAGGACGGCGCCATCGTCCGGCTCGGTGACGTCGCCAACGTCACCCTGGGCTCGGAAAATTACGACACCGCGGTCTGGTTCGACGGCAAGGAGGCCGTCTACATCGGCATCAAGGTGGCGCCCACCGCCAACCTGCTCTCGGTTATCGACGGCGTGCGCAAGGTCTTCCCCGCCATACAGGCGCAGCTGCCCGAAGGGCTCCAGGGCCGCATCGTCTACGATGCCACCAAATACGTCAACACGTCGATCAGGGAGGTCATCTGGACGCTCCTGGAGGCACTGCTCATCGTGACTCTGGTGATATTTCTATTTCTCGGCTCGGTACGGTCGGTGCTTATCCCGACGGTGGCGATTCCCCTGTCGCTCATCGGCGCCTTCTTCATCATGCTGGTGCTGGGGTATACGATCAACCTCCTCACCCTGCTTGCCGTGGTGCTTTCCATCGGCCTCGTCGTGGACGACGCCATCATCGTGGTGGAAAACGTCCACCGCCACATCGAGGGTGGCACCGCGCCGGTGCGGGCGGCCATCCAGGGCGCTCGCGAACTGGCCAGCCCTATCATCGCCATCTCCGTAGTGCTCGTTGCGGTGTACGTCCCCATCGGCTTCATGGGAGGGTTGACCGGCGCACTGTTCACCGAATTCGCCTATACCCTCGCGGGGGCGGTGGCGGTGTCCGCCGTGATAGCGCTCACGCTCTCTCCGATGTTGTGCGCGAACTTCCTCAGGCCCTACGCCGAGGACGGCAGACACCGCTTCGTCTCTTTCATAGACAGCCAGTTCGACTTTGTCCGGCGCACCTATGAAAAAGTACTCCACGCGACGCTCAATTACCTGCCCGTTACGGCGGTCTTCGCCGTCATTATCCTCGTCAGCATCTATTTCCTTTTCAAGACTTCCAAGAGCGAGCTGGCTCCCAACGAAGACCAGGGAGTCATCATCGCGCTGGCCACGGCGGCGCCGGACGCTTCCCTCGAGCAGACCAAGCTCTACACGAGGCTGCTCTACGAAACCTATGCCACCTTCCCGGAAACGGACCACGTGTTTCAGCTCGACGGAATCAGCGGGGTCAACTCGGGGGTGGCGGGCATGGTGCTGAAACCCTGGGACGAACGGGAGCGTACGGCCATGCAACTGCTCCCCCTGGTGCAGCAAAAGCTCCAGGGCATCGCGGGCCTGAAGGTGGTGGCGTTTCTGAGGCCGCCGCTGCCCGGCGGAGGCCGGGGCCTTCCGGTGCAGTTCGTGGTCGGCTCCACCGAGCCTTTCGAACGCCTGGACGAAATATCCCAGACGTTGATGGAACGTGCCCAGGGAAGCGGTCTGTTCGCATTCATGGACAAGGACCTCAAAATCGACAAGCCCCAGATCACCGTGACAATCGACCGCGACAAGACGGCCCAGCTCGGACTGACGATGCGCGACGTGGGCGGAGCGCTGTCGTCCATGCTGAGCGAGGGCTATGTCAACTACTTCAGCCTCGCCGGGCGCTCCTACAAGGTGATTCCGCAGGTGAAGCAGCGATACCGGCTCAACGCCGACCAGTTGAAGGACTACTATATCAAGGCCGCCGACGGCACAATGATACCCGCTTCGACCATCGTGGGCCTCAAAACCACGGTGGTCCCCGAGTCGCTCAACCACTTTCAGCAGCTCAACGCGGTCACCATCTCGGCGGTGCCCGCACCCGGGGTCACCCTCGGACAGGCGCTGGAGAGGCTCAAGGCGATTGCCGGGGACGTGCTGCCCACGGGGTACAGCATCGATTACAGCGGGCAGTCGCGGCAATACGTGCAGGAATCGGCCGCGCTGCTGGTCACGTTCGTCTTCGCGTTGATCATCATCTTCCTCGCCCTGGCCGCACTGTTTGAAAGCTTTCGGGACCCCTTCATCGTCCTGGTGAGCGTGCCGATGTCCATCTGCGGCGCGATGATATTCATCAGCCTCGGCGTAGGCGGCGCGAGCCTGAACATCTTCACCGAGGTGGGCCTGGTAACGCTCATTGGCCTCATCAGCAAGCATGGCATTCTGATCGTGCAGTTCGCCAACGACCTGCAGCGCAGCGGCAAGGGCAAACGGGAGGCCGTGGAGATGGCGGCCGGCATCCGGCTGCGGCCCATCCTGATGACCACCGCCGC
- a CDS encoding efflux RND transporter periplasmic adaptor subunit, with product MIKRMLLMLLAVGVLFGAIFGYKAFKTKMVAESRAAGQMPPVTVTAQKTEYRTWQPELKAVGTLRAERGVDVTSEISGLVQSVSFASGDEVRKGQVLVQLNADADRAELQALEAEADLARTVYERDKKQFKIQAVSQATLDADAADLRNKRAKVAQQAAMVEKKTIRAPFAGKLGISTVNPGQYVNPGDKIVTLQSLDALFLDFSLPQQNLSRLSLGQKVVATTDAYPERTFPGKITAINPKVDPNTRNVQIEATIANPKHALLPGMFADVQVRAGEKKRYLTLPQTAVTFHPYGETVFVVEKSSTGPGGKPVLTVRQTFVTVGETRGDQVAILKGIEEGDMVVTSGQLKLRQGSRVLINNQVRPSDEAAPKPPDQ from the coding sequence ATGATCAAGCGCATGCTGCTCATGCTCCTGGCCGTCGGCGTGCTCTTTGGCGCCATTTTCGGCTACAAGGCCTTCAAGACAAAGATGGTCGCAGAGTCCAGGGCCGCCGGCCAGATGCCTCCCGTGACGGTGACCGCCCAGAAGACCGAATACCGGACTTGGCAGCCCGAACTGAAAGCCGTGGGTACCCTGCGCGCGGAACGGGGCGTCGACGTTACCAGCGAGATATCCGGTCTCGTGCAGAGCGTGTCCTTCGCCTCGGGAGACGAGGTCCGGAAAGGCCAGGTCCTCGTGCAGCTCAACGCCGATGCCGACAGGGCCGAGCTTCAGGCCCTCGAGGCGGAGGCCGACCTGGCCCGCACGGTCTATGAACGCGACAAGAAGCAGTTTAAAATCCAGGCGGTGAGCCAGGCGACGCTGGATGCCGACGCCGCGGACCTCAGGAACAAACGCGCCAAGGTTGCGCAGCAGGCCGCCATGGTCGAGAAGAAAACAATCCGCGCGCCCTTTGCCGGAAAGCTCGGCATCAGCACCGTCAACCCGGGGCAGTACGTGAACCCCGGCGACAAGATCGTCACGCTGCAGTCCCTGGATGCGCTGTTTCTCGACTTTTCCCTGCCCCAGCAGAACCTGTCCCGTCTTTCGCTCGGACAGAAGGTCGTCGCCACCACGGACGCCTATCCGGAGCGTACCTTTCCCGGCAAAATAACCGCAATCAATCCGAAGGTGGACCCCAACACGCGCAACGTCCAGATCGAGGCGACCATCGCCAATCCGAAGCACGCGCTCTTGCCGGGCATGTTTGCCGATGTCCAGGTCCGCGCCGGCGAGAAGAAGCGCTATCTGACGCTGCCGCAGACGGCCGTGACCTTTCACCCCTATGGCGAGACGGTCTTCGTCGTCGAGAAAAGCAGCACGGGCCCGGGCGGCAAGCCGGTTCTGACCGTCAGGCAGACCTTCGTCACCGTAGGCGAAACCCGGGGAGACCAGGTGGCAATCCTCAAGGGAATCGAGGAAGGGGATATGGTCGTCACCAGCGGACAACTGAAACTCAGGCAAGGCAGCAGGGTCCTCATCAACAACCAGGTCCGGCCCAGCGACGAAGCGGCTCCCAAGCCGCCGGACCAGTGA